One genomic segment of Candidatus Micrarchaeota archaeon includes these proteins:
- the cysS gene encoding cysteine--tRNA ligase, translating to MLRLYNTMSRRVEEFRPIKEGEVRMYTCGPTVYNYPHIGNYRTYVFEDLLRRYLEYKGYKVIHVMNITDVDDKTIRDSQKEGIPLKMFTSRYETAFYEDLHTLNIEFAHYYPHATEHIPEMVALIKKLIEKGYAYKGEDGSYYYSVKKFKEYGKLSHMDVSQLKPGARVSHDEYEKQELADFALWKAWDEKDGPVYWDTELGRGRPGWHIECSAMSMKYLGPHFDIHCGGVDNIFPHHENEIAQSEAATGETFVNYWIHSAHLIVEGKKMSKSLGNFYTLRDLLKMGYHPRAIRYLLLSTHYREQLNFTFDALRAATETIENIDMFIQRLLIRAKETEDGKTGIIEDAIEKARKGFEDGMDNDLQISLALPHLFKFINTVNAKFNQLKKDDIEDILGFLKEIDRVLGVMKFELPRIPKDIEELVEERRRARENKDWETADKIREEIRSKGFEVHDVKDKTYILKRIL from the coding sequence CGCACATCGGCAACTACCGAACGTACGTGTTCGAAGATCTGTTGAGGAGATATCTGGAATACAAGGGATACAAAGTAATCCATGTGATGAACATCACCGATGTTGATGATAAAACCATTAGGGATTCGCAGAAGGAAGGGATACCTCTAAAGATGTTCACCTCCAGGTACGAAACAGCGTTCTATGAAGATCTACATACTCTAAACATCGAGTTTGCCCATTACTACCCTCATGCTACAGAACATATACCCGAGATGGTCGCACTTATCAAAAAACTCATAGAAAAGGGTTATGCATACAAAGGAGAGGACGGGAGTTATTATTACTCTGTCAAAAAGTTCAAAGAGTACGGAAAACTTTCCCACATGGATGTATCACAACTCAAACCCGGTGCAAGGGTTAGTCATGACGAGTACGAGAAACAGGAACTGGCAGATTTTGCGTTATGGAAAGCATGGGATGAGAAAGACGGACCCGTGTATTGGGATACCGAACTCGGTAGGGGAAGGCCGGGTTGGCATATAGAATGCTCGGCTATGAGCATGAAGTATTTGGGTCCGCATTTCGATATCCATTGCGGAGGTGTGGATAACATATTCCCGCATCACGAGAATGAGATCGCGCAAAGCGAAGCGGCGACAGGCGAAACCTTTGTTAACTATTGGATCCATTCAGCACATCTGATAGTGGAAGGTAAGAAGATGAGCAAGTCGCTGGGCAACTTCTATACCCTCAGGGATCTGCTGAAGATGGGTTACCATCCGCGTGCGATCAGATACCTCCTCCTATCCACACATTACAGAGAACAACTGAACTTCACTTTCGATGCTCTCAGAGCAGCTACCGAAACCATCGAGAATATTGACATGTTTATACAACGTCTTCTCATACGTGCAAAGGAAACCGAGGACGGAAAGACGGGAATAATAGAGGATGCGATCGAAAAGGCAAGGAAAGGGTTTGAAGATGGGATGGATAACGACCTTCAGATTTCGTTGGCATTACCGCATCTGTTCAAATTCATTAACACGGTAAATGCGAAGTTCAATCAACTTAAAAAGGACGACATAGAAGATATACTCGGGTTTTTGAAAGAGATAGACAGAGTGTTGGGTGTAATGAAATTCGAGCTTCCGCGTATACCGAAAGATATTGAGGAACTTGTAGAGGAGAGACGTAGAGCACGTGAAAACAAAGATTGGGAAACAGCCGATAAGATAAGGGAAGAAATACGCAGCAAAGGGTTTGAAGTTCACGATGTAAAAGATAAAACGTACATCTTAAAACGGATCCTTTAA